Within Acidobacteriota bacterium, the genomic segment ACCTGGGGGCGGTGGGGGACTTCAACGGGGACGGGAAGCCGGACGTGATGTGGCGGAACCGGGTCAGCGGGGCGAACGCGGTGTGGTACCTGGACGGGGTGGCGGTGACGGGCACCGCCCCCTTCGTTGCGGTCGGCACGACCTGGGAACTGTCGGACTAAAGTACGCGCGCCGAGCCGAGGCGCGCGCCCGGCCGAGGGGGAGGCACGACGCCAACGCCGGGCTCGGCTCGCCCGGCGTACGCCAGTACGCGCGCCGAGCCGAGGCGCGCGCCTGGCCAAGGAGACAGGAAGGGATGTTTGCGCCGGGCTCGGCTCGCCCGGCGTATGGCAAGTACGCGCGCCGAGCCGAGGCGCGCGCCTGGCCAAGGGGGAGGCATGATGCCAGCGCCGGGCTCGGCTCGCCCGGCGTACGGCAAGTATGCGCGCCGAGCCGAGGCGCGCGCGTGGGCGGTTCACGATGACCGGGAGTACCGCATCTCCGTGCCTCCGCGCCTCGGTTTCATCCGGTCGCCCTCATACCTGCAAGATGTTCGGCACCCTACGCCTTGTGCCTGCGTGCCTGTGTTTCATTTAAGGCGCATGGGTCGCGTCGGGGTCGCGCCGCTCCGGCGGCCTGCGCGGCGCGGTCAAAGCGGCGCTCCGGCAGCCTGCGCGCCGCACTCCGCAAGGAGGGGAGGAGATCGATGGCTGCGGGCTGCCGTCGCCAGGGGAGGCACCGATCCCAGCTGCGACCGAGTTCCCCGTTGCGACAGCGATTGCGATGGCGACAGCGATTGCGATGGCGACTGCGACTGCGATTGCGATACCGATTCCGATACCGATACCGAAGGAAAGATCTCCGGACCTTCAGCCTAACAGCCTTCAGCCTAACAGCCTTCAGCCTAACAGCCTTCAGCCTAACAGCCTTCAGCCGAATCTCACGGCATCGTCCGGACGAGGCGGAACCCGACGTCTTCGTGCCGCATGTACCGGTTGGTGCTTCCCCGGCTCGACGAACGAACATGCCGGGCGTCGGATTCCCAGCATCCTCCCCGGGTCGTGTGCATGCTGCCGCCGGCCGGCCCCGTGTAATCGACGAGGCTGCCCGACGGATACCACTCGTACCGGTCCCAGACCCACTCGCTCACGTTGCCGGACAGGTCGTACAGGGACCAGGCGTTCGGCAGGAGTTCCCCCACCGGGAAGGGCGTGCCGGCACCGCCGCTGTTCCCCTTGAACCGGACCACCGTCTCCAGGACCAGGTACATCCCGGCAACGGACGACTGGCTGCAATTCCCGGTGGTGTAGCCGGGTTCCGGGACGAAGAAGGGGGTCGTCGTGCCCGCCCGGCAGGCGCACTCCCACTCCCCTTCCGTCGGGAGCCGGTAGCCCGGGGCGTCGAACGCGCAGTGAACGGCGTCGTTGTCGGCGTAGTTCGTGGCGTCGATGGGGACCGCCCGCGAGGCGTCGGTGTAGTAGCACGGGGTCAGCCCCCGCTCGAGGGAGAGGAGGTTGGCGAAGAGGACGGCCTCGTACCAGGTCGCCTCCACCAGCGGGTGATCCGGAGAGGTCGCCACCCCGCAGGGGTCCTCCGGGAGGGAGGGCCGGAGGACGCGCAGGGCCGCCCACATCCCCCGGGTGACCTCCGTTTCCATCATGGCGACGGAGCGGGTCAAGCGGTGGGTGAAGGCGCCCTCGTCCATCCCCTGGCACGGGACCCCGGTGCTCCCCTGGGTGAAGGTCCCGGCGGGGACGCAGCGAAGGTTCCCGGCGATGGGGTCCACCGCGACCGTCGTCCCCCCGGCCGGGGGCAGATCCGTGTCGGTGGCCTCGCCGTTGAAGTAGACGTGGCGGTCCTGGGCGGTGTTGCCCACGATGGTGATGGGGGGCGGGAACGGGGACGCGGCCGAGACCCGGACATGGTCGAAGTCCGTGTATCCGAGCCCGGCCCAGATCTCGGTGGAGAGCCGGACGTACTTCGCCCCGGGGCCCACCGTCACCGTCGTCTCGCCCCGGGCCGTCCCGCCCCGGAAGGCCGTCAGGGTCACCACGAGGGGGTTGCCGCCGGGGTTCATCATCGCAACCCCCGCCCAGGAGAAGTGGGACTGCACCGTGTTGGGCAGCAGGTACTCCAGGGCCCAGGTGGAGCGGAGGAAGAACTCCGAGACGGAGGGGGTGGAGCCGTAGCGGTAGCACACCCTTGGCCGGACCTTCCCGGACGCCGCGGTCACCTCGAAGGTCCCTTCCACGGGCGTCATCAGGACCTCCCCCGGGCCCGGGGCGTAACCGGCGCCCGTGGGGAAGACGAGGACCGCCGCGCCGCGGCCGGGGGCGACGTACTCCTCCTGGTGGACCGGCGTCCCGTCGGCCCCCCGGACGGTCAGGGTGAAGGGGGCCTCGGCATCGCCGTTGTTGTGGACGT encodes:
- a CDS encoding formylglycine-generating enzyme family protein, translated to MRKYAAQRLIRFASLLFALLLGLAGAPLAQTHWYGVHLTEAAPWVTTLHVHNNGDAEAPFTLTVRGADGTPVHQEEYVAPGRGAAVLVFPTGAGYAPGPGEVLMTPVEGTFEVTAASGKVRPRVCYRYGSTPSVSEFFLRSTWALEYLLPNTVQSHFSWAGVAMMNPGGNPLVVTLTAFRGGTARGETTVTVGPGAKYVRLSTEIWAGLGYTDFDHVRVSAASPFPPPITIVGNTAQDRHVYFNGEATDTDLPPAGGTTVAVDPIAGNLRCVPAGTFTQGSTGVPCQGMDEGAFTHRLTRSVAMMETEVTRGMWAALRVLRPSLPEDPCGVATSPDHPLVEATWYEAVLFANLLSLERGLTPCYYTDASRAVPIDATNYADNDAVHCAFDAPGYRLPTEGEWECACRAGTTTPFFVPEPGYTTGNCSQSSVAGMYLVLETVVRFKGNSGGAGTPFPVGELLPNAWSLYDLSGNVSEWVWDRYEWYPSGSLVDYTGPAGGSMHTTRGGCWESDARHVRSSSRGSTNRYMRHEDVGFRLVRTMP
- a CDS encoding FG-GAP repeat protein, translated to LGAVGDFNGDGKPDVMWRNRVSGANAVWYLDGVAVTGTAPFVAVGTTWELSD